A section of the Glandiceps talaboti chromosome 8, keGlaTala1.1, whole genome shotgun sequence genome encodes:
- the LOC144439370 gene encoding monocarboxylate transporter 3-like translates to MPKQSGNSAQHVDDTWKWLIVAGTFFIHFYNAIQTCSGIFFVAFLNYFDEGASVFTLVFTLYAIVLAIGAPMSGFLVSKYGARPIALLGAVLETVAMVSIPFAESVVHLLLTVGIVRGVGMIFVLVPGTSIVATYFQKNFAFANGIATTGGSIGGIVLPILARTLIDFYGWHGSFFIFAGLAANLTVCAVIMKPSEKKNKDISSDQVPDGDTPDVEQDDETPRPRDGLDIFPGTGEEREGLPTECTNEHKNGNSSIIDKNEKSTLVSKLTGFHLLRKYPLLICVNLGAFLFSVAHAINIVFIVVRAVDTGISPLMAAILITIKACGNMIGRLIHGWFVDRRLISPFGLMALAATVQFIATVSFMFSPNFGLMVVCCIFLGLALGVFVPLQTVSSKAIVGMVNLPSAVGLNIAGQVFGTILLPLAGAIYEVSHNSRTPFYVGCAGSAINAILLSITTLCQRLKSKKTKKMNIDT, encoded by the exons ATGCCAAAACAAAGTGGTAACTCCGCACAACATGTGGACGATACTTGGAAATGGCTTATTGTTGCCGGTACTTTCTTCATTCACTTCTATAATGCTATACAAACATGCAGTGGTATCTTTTTTGTGGCATTCCTCAATTATTTTGATGAAGGAGCGTCGGTTTTCACGTTGGTATTCACCTTGTACGCCATTGTCCTGGCCATAGGAG CTCCCATGTCGGGTTTCTTGGTATCCAAGTATGGAGCACGACCGATAGCCCTACTCGGAGCTGTACTTGAAACTGTTGCAATGGTATCAATTCCTTTCGCTGAAAGTGTGGTGCATCTTCTCCTTACGGTGGGAATCGTACGCG GTGTAGGTATGATATTTGTTCTCGTTCCTGGCACTTCAATTGTTGCTACATATTTTCAGAAAAACTTCGCCTTTGCAAATGGTATTGCTACGACAGGTGGTTCTATCGGTGGTATTGTTCTGCCTATCTTGGCACGAACATTAATAGACTTTTACGGCTGGCATggatcattttttatttttgctggCCTTGCTGCCAATCTGACTGTGTGTGCTGTCATTATGAAACCGtcagaaaagaaaaataaagacATCTCCTCAGACCAGGTTCCAGATGGCGATACTCCAGATGTCGAACAAGATGATGAAACACCAAGGCCACGAGACGGTTTAGATATCTTCCCAGGGACCGGTGAAGAACGTGAAGGGTTGCCGACAGAATGTACAAATGAGCACAAAAACGGAAACTCATCGATAATTGATAAAAACGAGAAGTCAACACTTGTTTCAAAACTTACTGGTTTCCACTTATTACGGAAATACCCTTTGTTGATTTGTGTTAATCTTGGTGCTTTTTTGTTCAGTGTAGCACATGCAATAAACATAGTATTTATAGTTGTACGTGCAGTTGACACTGGAATCTCACCCcttatggccgccattttgattaCAATTAAAGCATGTGGTAATATGATTGGTCGCTTGATTCATGGATGGTTTGTTGACCGGCGACTTATTTCCCCATTCGGTCTTATGGCATTAGCagcaactgtacagtttatagCCACCGTTTCGTTCATGTTCAGTCCAAACTTTGGCCTAATGGTAGTATGCTGTATATTTTTGGGTTTGGCTTTAGGCGTTTTTGTTCCCTTACAAACGGTGTCTTCTAAAGCCATTGTTGGTATGGTCAACCTACCAAGTGCAGTCGGACTGAATATTGCAGGACAAGTGTTTGGTACTATTCTACTACCCCTAGCAG GAGCAATCTATGAAGTTTCGCACAACTCGAGGACACCATTTTATGTTGGATGTGCCGGTTCTGCAATTAATGCAATATTGTTGTCGATAACTACTCTTTGTCAACGTTTGAAATCGAAAAAGACGAAAAAGATGAACATCGATACATAG